From the genome of Fusobacterium sp. SYSU M8D902:
GTGTTATCCCTATTATCAATGCCAATGATACTATCTCTACTTTTGAGATTGAATTTAGTGACAACGACAGACTTTCTGCAAGTGTGGCAACACTTATAAAAGCTGATCTACTTGTAATTCTTACAGATATTGATGCCCTTTATGATGCTAATCCTAAGACACATCCTGAAGCAAAGAGAATATCTTATGTTAAAAAAGTTACTGATGATATCCTAGCTATGGGGGGAGAAAAGGGTAGTGAGTTTAGTGTTGGTGGTATGGAAACTAAACTTCTAGCTGCAAGAAAATGCTATAACGGTGGAGTAAGAATGGCTATCTTAGATGGTTCTAATCCATCATTTATCGAAGAACTTATCTCTGGGAAAGATATTGGAACTGTATTTGATTGTGAATAATTAGGAGGCAATTATGGGTTATATAGAAAAATTAGGAAAATCTGCAAAGGAAGCTGAGATACAGATAGCTCAGTTATCTACAAAAGTAAAAAATGAAGTGCTTCTAAAATCTGCTGATGCACTTTTAAAAAATTGTAATACTATCTTAGAAATAAATAAAAAAGATGTTGAAAATGCTATAAATTCAGGTGTTAAAAAAGCTTTTATAGATAGATTGACATTGACAGAGAAAAGAATTGAAGATATGGCTGACGGACTTAGACAGATCGCATCTTTAAATGATCCTGTTGGAGAGTTCACATATGGAAAAACTCTTCCTAATGGGCTTATAATTCAACAGAAAAGAGTTCCATTAGGTGTTGTAGCTATAATATTTGAATCACGTCCTAATGTTACTGCTGATGCTTTTGGGCTTTGCTTAAAAAGTGGAAATGCTGTAATCTTAAGAGGTGGAAAGGAAGCTATCAATACCAATATAGCTCTTGTAAATGTTTTTAAAACTGTTTTAAAAGAGTGTAACATTGATGAGAATGCAGTACAAATTCTAGAAGATACTAGCCATGATACAGCTAATAAACTTATGAAAGCTCACCAATATATAGATGTTTTAATCCCTAGAGGTAGTGCTAGACTTATCAATACAGTTATAGAGAATAGTACAATCCCTTGTATACAGACAGGAATTGGTAACTGTCACATCTTTGTTGATGAAAGTGGAAATTTAACTAAGGCTATTGATATAATTATAAATGCTAAAACTCAAAGACCAGGTGTTTGTAATGCTGTCGAAACTCTACTTATACATGAAAATTGTGCTAACTCTCTTCTTCCTAACCTTGGAAAAGAGTTAATAGCTAAAAATGTAGAGATCAGAGGAGATGAAACAGTTAGAAAATATATCCCTACAGCTCTTGTGGCTACCGAGGAGGACTGGGCTACTGAGTATGAGGACTATATAGTAGCTATTAAAGTTGTTAAGGATCTAGACGAGGTTATAAAACATATTGGTCAATATGGTACTAAACACTCAGAGTGTATAGTTACTGAAAACTACTCTAATGCTCAAAGATTCCTAAATGAAGTTGATGCTGCTGCTGTTTATGTAAATGCTTCTACTAGATTTACTGATGGTGGACAGTTTGGCTTTGGAGCTGAGATCGGTATCAGTACTCAAAAACTTCATGCTAGAGGTCCTATGGGATTAAAGGAACTTACTACTACTAAATATGTTATTATGGGAAATGGACAAGTAAGAGAATAAAGATAATCTTCATTCAAAAAATAAAGAGCAAGTATAGCCTAGCTAACTTGCTCTATTTATTTTCTCAATCTTTTTTACTATAATATTTTTATTTTAGATAAATAAAAATATCAATACTAATATTCCTAAAATTATTCTATACACTCCAAAGAAAACAAAGTCTCTTTTCTTTATATAGCCCATAAACCACTTTATTACAAGGTAGGCTACAACAAATGATACAAGTGTTCCAACTCCAATAAGTTGCCACTCAGTAGTTGTATAGTTCATTCCATTTTTCACAAGTTTAAGAAGAGTAGCTCCAAACATTGTAGGAATTGCTAAGAAGAAAGAAAATTCTGTTGCTAGTCCTCTTGATAGCCCCAACAATAAACTTCCAATTATTGTAGCTCCAGATCTTGATGTTCCTGGTATCATTGCCAAGCACTGAAAAAATCCGATTATAAAAGCTAACTTATAACTTAATTTTCCAAAACTATCAATCTTTCCAGCTGTTTTATAGTACTTTTCAATAACAATTAAAATCACACCGAAAAATATTAGAGTTGTTGCTACTACGAATACATTCCCCATAAAATACTCTGAAATGTAATCATCTAACAACAAACCAATGACAGCTGCTGGTAAAACTCCCACAATAACCTTTGTCCACAATCTAATTCTAGAAATAAGCTCTTTCCTATTTTTTACAAATGGTGTTAAAGTATCCCAGAAATAGATAACTACTGCTAATATTGCTCCCAATTGAACAATTATTAAAAAACTCTCCATAAACTTTGGTGAAAATCTTCCATCTCCAATAAACTTTTCAACCAATATCATATGACCTGTACTACTTACTGGAAGGAACTCTGTCATTCCCTCTACTATCCCCAATATTATAACTATTAAAAACAAATTCATCTATTTATCACCTTATAAATATGGATCTTCTTTTGATAAATAGTTTTCAACATAATCCTTTACTCCATCCTCTAAAGATGTAAATTTCTTAGTATATCCTGCTCTTTTTAGCTTTTCCATACTAGCTTGAGTAAAGTATTGGTATCTTCCTCTTAAGTCCTCTGGCATAGGTATAAACTCTATAACCTCTTCCTGTTTTAACTCTGGATTATTTGCTGCTGCTCTCATTGTAGCCATAGATAGATCTAAGAAACTTCTAGCCTCTCCTGTTCCTATGTTGTATACTCCAGATTCAACTTTTTCAGTCAATAGATAGTACATTACATCTACAACATCCTTTAAGTATACGAAATCTCTCAATTGCTCTCCATCTTTGAATCCCTCTTTATGAGATTTGAAAAGTTTTACTCCACCATTATCTCTATACTGATTGAATGTATGGAATACCATTGAAGCCATTCTTCCTTTATGATACTCTTGTGGACCATATACGTTAAAGAATTTTAATCCACACCATTGTTTAGGTGCTATACTCTGTTTAAATGCCCAATCATCAAATATTTTCTTTGAATATCCATATTTGTTTAGAGGTTGTAATTTTTTTAACTCCTCTACACTCACATCATCATTGTATCCTAATTCTCCACCACCATAAGTAGCTGCTGATGAAGCATATACATAAGGTATCTGTCTAGCTGCACAGAACTCCCATAATTTTTTACTATATCCATAGTTGTTGCTCATTAAGAAATCTCCATCTCTCTCAGTTGTTGCTGAACAAGCTCCCATATGTACAACTCCTGTTATCTTTTCAGCATTTGCTGAGTTAGATAGCCAATCAAATAGGTCATCTCTATCCACCCAATCAGCATAATCTCTCTTTCTTAAGTTAAGCCATTTCTCCTCTGTTCTCAGCTTATCTACAACAATGATATCATTTCTACCCATCTCATTAAGTTTCCATACCATTGCACTTCCTATCATACCAGCTGCACCTGTTACAATTATCATTTTTGCCTCCTTATTTATTCAAAAATCTTTTTATTCTTTCAAATTGAGAGTACTCTAAACCTGCATCGCCAATATCTACACCCTCTCTATTATCTCCGTGAAAATCTGATCCCCCTGTGATTAAAAGACCATATTTTTTAGCCAATTTTCTAAATTTCTGCTTCTCTGCTTTAGAAAATGAACTATATTGTGATTCTAAGGCATCTAAGCCACACTCTTTTAATCTTACAATAAGATCATTTAAAATCTCATCATTCAAAGTTATTAACTTAGGATGAGCTAATGAAGCAAAACCACCATTTGCCTTTATCATTTTTACAGCTCTTTCTGGTGAAAAATTCTCCTTTGGAACATAAGCTAAGCCTGTTCTTCCTAGATATTTTGTAAATGCCTCATTCTTATTTGTCACTATTCCCTTTTCTAAGAGATAATTAGCAAAGTGTAATCTACTGATTATATTTCCTGGTGCAAATTTTTTTAACTCTTCTATATCTATTATTATACCAATTTTTTCAAATTTTTCTATTATTTTTCTATTTCTTTTTTCTCTGGCCTCTTCTAGCTCTGCCAACTCCCTTAAAAATACCTCATCTTCGAGATTTAGATAGTATCCCAATACATGTACTTCCAGATTCTCTTCATTACAAGAGATCTCTATCCCCTCTATAAACTCCATCCCATATCTCTCTGCTGCTGCTTTTCCAGCCTTTACTCCTGCTACAGTATCATGGTCTGTTATAGCAAGAGCTATTACATTATTTTTCATAGCTCTCAATATTATCTCTTCAGGTGTATAGGTTCCATCAGATTCTAAGGTGTGAATATGCATATCAACGTCCATTTTTTCTCCTTGTAAACAAAAGGAGGAGATCACTTTTGATCCCTCCCCTATTATAGTACTATTTTTTAATCATCCCATTTTTCTAAATTTGAAAAATACTCTGGATATGCTATATATAAAGCTTTAGCATTTACATTGTTCTTCTCAATAGCTGTAGTTGTTTCCTTAGCATCTATATTTGTTATTTTGATTACTCTATCTGAGATCTCTCTATTATACCAAGCTCTCTCGTCATAGAACTCATCTCTTTTTATAAATTTATTTAGTATCTTTCTTAATTTTTTAGTGTCTTTTTCTGATAGGTCATCTTGTTTTGAAAAAGCTACTATCTCTTCCCACTCATCTGGAGTAGCTACTTCATTTTTTATGTGACTAGATGGTGTATCCATCTTTATAAAAGACTCTCTTACCATTTTATCTACAAGTCCTTTAGGATTTTTTAAGTTCTCATCAGATAGGTAGAACTTTCTAGGTAATTTCTTATTATATTTATTTACTAAGTCTACAAACTTATCATAATCTTCATCTGTTATCTCACTGACATCTTTTTTCTCCAATGAAGTTAAGAAGTTAAAATCTTTTTCATTCATTTTTCCAGTTTTTCTTAAATAAAGTATTGGATTTTCATCTCCATACCAATCTTCAATTAGAGATTCACCCTTTACCACTTTAATTATAGTTTTATCCCACTCTTTTGCTGATTCCTTTGTTATTGAGTATTTTTGTTCCAAAGAATTTCCTTTATCTAGTGAACTACAAGACGCAAGTAATACTATGGCACAAATTCCTGTTAATACCTTTTTCATTATATAGCCTCCCTTATACTCTTCCACAACAGTTTTTATATTTTTTTCCACTTCCACAAGGACAAGGTGAATCTGGAGTTACCTCTTTTGTCTCTATCTTCTCCACTCCATTTTCATCCTCTAAAGTATACTCCTCTATCTCCTCTTCCTCATTTTTTACCTGAAGATTCTCCTCCTCATGTTGTTTTACAATAACTTTAAATAAGAAAGATGTTGCCTGTTCTTTTATAGTTTCTATCATCTGCTCATAAAGCTCACCTGATAGTATCTTATACTCTACTACTGGATCTTTCTGTCCATAAGCTCTTAAATATATTCCCTCTTTTAATCCATCTAGAGATTTTAGGTGCTCTCTCCATCTTGAGTCTATAACTTCAAATAGTATATATTTCTCAAGCTTTCTCATTAGATCTCTTCCAACTTTGCTCTCTTTCTCATCATATTGAGCACAGATATTGTCAAAAATCTTCTTACTATAATCCTCTATACTCATTGACTTGTACTCTTCTCTATCCTCTACATTATATCCATAAGTATCATTTAAGTACTCTGCTAGACCTTGCATATCCCAATCATCTTTATACTCTCCAACAAATCTCTTTGCAACTTGAGAGTAGATAGTCTCTTGCAACATCTTGATTATGCTATCTTTTAGATCCTCTTTGCTCATTGCTTCATTTCTACTATCATATATAGCAGTTCTTTGCTTGTTCATTACATCATCATACTCTAGTAGATTTTTTCTAATTCCAAAGTTTCTAGATTCTATCTTAGTCTGAGCATTAGCTATAGCCTTATTTATCATTGGGTGTGTTATAGGCTCTCCCTCTGGTAATCCCAATTTCTCCATAACAGTTTTTACTCTATCCGATCCGAATAATCTCATTAAATCATCTTCTAAAGATAGATAAAACTCTGACTCTCCAGGATCTCCTTGTCTTCCAGCTCTTCCTCTTAATTGGTTATCTATTCTTCTTGACTCGTGTCTTTCAGTTCCTAGTATGAAAAGTCCACCTAATGATTTTACCTTTTCTCCCTCTTCTTTACATTGAAGTTCATACTTCTTTAGAACAGAATCGTAGTTCTCACTCTCTCTATCTCCAAGCTCTGCCATTGCCAAGAACTCTGGGTTACCTCCCAACATTATGTCAGTTCCTCTTCCAGCCATATTTGTAGCAATAGTTACAGCTCCATATCTTCCAGCTTGAGCTACTATTTCAGCCTCTTTTGCGTGATATTTAGCATTCAATACATTGTGTTTTATCTTTCTAGCCTTTAATAGTTCTGATAACTCCTCTGAACTTTTGATAGATATTGTTCCAACTAATACTGGTTGTCCCTTCTCATTAAGTCCCTCTATTCTCTTTATGATAGCTTCTATCTTCTCTTTTTTTGTTTTATACACTAAGTCAGCATTATCTTTTCTCTGTACAGGTTTATTAGTTGGAATAACAACAATCTGCAATCCATAAGTATGTACAAACTCTGCTGCCTCTGTTTCAGCTGTACCTGTCATTCCAGATAGCTTGTTATACATTCTGAAATAGTTTTGTAATGTTATAGATGCAAGAGTTTGGTTCTCTCCAGCTATATGTACTCCCTCTTTAGCCTCAATAGCTTGGTGAAGTCCGTCAGAATATCTTCTTCCTTCCATAGCTCTTCCTGTAAACTCATCTATTATTATTACCTGTCCCTCTCTCACTAGGTAATCTCTATCTCTTTTAAATAACTCTTTAGCTTTTAATGCTTGGTTTAAGTAGTGAGTTAATTCCACATTTTCTGGTGAATATAGGTTCTCTATCTTTAAGAATTTCTCTACCTTTGCTATTCCCTTTTCAGTTAAGACTATGTTTTTAGCCTTTTCATCTACCTCATAATCTCCGATCTTTTCAGCAGGAATATTCATCTCTTTCTTT
Proteins encoded in this window:
- a CDS encoding PHP domain-containing protein → MDVDMHIHTLESDGTYTPEEIILRAMKNNVIALAITDHDTVAGVKAGKAAAERYGMEFIEGIEISCNEENLEVHVLGYYLNLEDEVFLRELAELEEAREKRNRKIIEKFEKIGIIIDIEELKKFAPGNIISRLHFANYLLEKGIVTNKNEAFTKYLGRTGLAYVPKENFSPERAVKMIKANGGFASLAHPKLITLNDEILNDLIVRLKECGLDALESQYSSFSKAEKQKFRKLAKKYGLLITGGSDFHGDNREGVDIGDAGLEYSQFERIKRFLNK
- a CDS encoding undecaprenyl-diphosphate phosphatase, coding for MNLFLIVIILGIVEGMTEFLPVSSTGHMILVEKFIGDGRFSPKFMESFLIIVQLGAILAVVIYFWDTLTPFVKNRKELISRIRLWTKVIVGVLPAAVIGLLLDDYISEYFMGNVFVVATTLIFFGVILIVIEKYYKTAGKIDSFGKLSYKLAFIIGFFQCLAMIPGTSRSGATIIGSLLLGLSRGLATEFSFFLAIPTMFGATLLKLVKNGMNYTTTEWQLIGVGTLVSFVVAYLVIKWFMGYIKKRDFVFFGVYRIILGILVLIFLFI
- the secA gene encoding preprotein translocase subunit SecA, whose product is MIGNIFKKIFGTKNDREVKRIRKIVAAINSLEPDFEKLTDEQLKEKTAIFKERLAQGETLDDIMVEAFATVREASKRVLGMRHYDVQLIGGIVLHEGKITEMKTGEGKTLVATCPVYLNALSGKGVHVITVNDYLAARDREMMGRLYSFLGLTSGVILNGIPTRERRDAYNADITYGTNSEFGFDYLRDNMVGSMDEKVQRPLNYCIVDEVDSILIDEARTPLIISGAAEDSTKWYQVFYQVVSMLNRSYETEKIKDPKLKKEMNIPAEKIGDYEVDEKAKNIVLTEKGIAKVEKFLKIENLYSPENVELTHYLNQALKAKELFKRDRDYLVREGQVIIIDEFTGRAMEGRRYSDGLHQAIEAKEGVHIAGENQTLASITLQNYFRMYNKLSGMTGTAETEAAEFVHTYGLQIVVIPTNKPVQRKDNADLVYKTKKEKIEAIIKRIEGLNEKGQPVLVGTISIKSSEELSELLKARKIKHNVLNAKYHAKEAEIVAQAGRYGAVTIATNMAGRGTDIMLGGNPEFLAMAELGDRESENYDSVLKKYELQCKEEGEKVKSLGGLFILGTERHESRRIDNQLRGRAGRQGDPGESEFYLSLEDDLMRLFGSDRVKTVMEKLGLPEGEPITHPMINKAIANAQTKIESRNFGIRKNLLEYDDVMNKQRTAIYDSRNEAMSKEDLKDSIIKMLQETIYSQVAKRFVGEYKDDWDMQGLAEYLNDTYGYNVEDREEYKSMSIEDYSKKIFDNICAQYDEKESKVGRDLMRKLEKYILFEVIDSRWREHLKSLDGLKEGIYLRAYGQKDPVVEYKILSGELYEQMIETIKEQATSFLFKVIVKQHEEENLQVKNEEEEIEEYTLEDENGVEKIETKEVTPDSPCPCGSGKKYKNCCGRV
- the rfaD gene encoding ADP-glyceromanno-heptose 6-epimerase, with protein sequence MIIVTGAAGMIGSAMVWKLNEMGRNDIIVVDKLRTEEKWLNLRKRDYADWVDRDDLFDWLSNSANAEKITGVVHMGACSATTERDGDFLMSNNYGYSKKLWEFCAARQIPYVYASSAATYGGGELGYNDDVSVEELKKLQPLNKYGYSKKIFDDWAFKQSIAPKQWCGLKFFNVYGPQEYHKGRMASMVFHTFNQYRDNGGVKLFKSHKEGFKDGEQLRDFVYLKDVVDVMYYLLTEKVESGVYNIGTGEARSFLDLSMATMRAAANNPELKQEEVIEFIPMPEDLRGRYQYFTQASMEKLKRAGYTKKFTSLEDGVKDYVENYLSKEDPYL
- a CDS encoding glutamate-5-semialdehyde dehydrogenase, yielding MGYIEKLGKSAKEAEIQIAQLSTKVKNEVLLKSADALLKNCNTILEINKKDVENAINSGVKKAFIDRLTLTEKRIEDMADGLRQIASLNDPVGEFTYGKTLPNGLIIQQKRVPLGVVAIIFESRPNVTADAFGLCLKSGNAVILRGGKEAINTNIALVNVFKTVLKECNIDENAVQILEDTSHDTANKLMKAHQYIDVLIPRGSARLINTVIENSTIPCIQTGIGNCHIFVDESGNLTKAIDIIINAKTQRPGVCNAVETLLIHENCANSLLPNLGKELIAKNVEIRGDETVRKYIPTALVATEEDWATEYEDYIVAIKVVKDLDEVIKHIGQYGTKHSECIVTENYSNAQRFLNEVDAAAVYVNASTRFTDGGQFGFGAEIGISTQKLHARGPMGLKELTTTKYVIMGNGQVRE